A genomic segment from Hallerella porci encodes:
- the rho gene encoding transcription termination factor Rho yields MPRPKKTDGISSVKLISDMVSPDSPTPDLSALGDLAAPITFPEDQKVEEPQKRHRGRPRKQPVPEQDSAYEAANATPAADTESVYEASHATSESAVPSYESAPQFEQAQPFEQAQQFNSAPQFESISAPQENFAESTDSSAQDFSPSEFKAAENTNFYPEENSAPADQNAQTATFEAPQVSVPAENSPDMSSVQNNPSFEAPMPDAPYAGAMQNNRRYPNMQQNNRFNNNDRFNKYNNKYNKFGKNKLGRNRFLPQDDIPEEQLQAPPADPEKVAEAMQHWRELRNTPMFDLQEKATALNIPDVKRLKKQSLIYRLLAVTSGEGNPIYAEGTLEIIKENEREVCGFLRSIDLNYLPSDKNSSEDIYISLNQIRRFDLKSGDSITGLLRQPREGERYFGLARIDTINGEDPIKAKHRVGFEYLTPIHPYQKLNLEWKQDDYSTRIMDLFAPIGKGQRSIILAPPRTGKTVLLQNIASAIAKNHPEVKLFVLLIDERPEEVTDMRRHVKGEVIASTFDEPPEHHTKVATILLEKAKRLVEYGNDVVILLDSITRFARANNVVIPHSGKILSGGVDALAMQFPKRFFGAARKIENGGSLTIIGTALIDTGSRMDEVIFEEFKGTGNMELVLDRRIAEKRIWPAIDIFKSGTRKEELLLSEDTLRRVWILRKFLQEQPSTEIIEFMRDKLSKTMNNEEFLASMNG; encoded by the coding sequence GTGCCAAGACCGAAGAAGACAGACGGCATTTCATCCGTCAAATTGATTTCTGATATGGTTTCCCCTGATTCCCCTACCCCAGATCTTTCTGCGTTGGGAGACCTTGCTGCCCCGATTACATTCCCCGAGGATCAAAAAGTCGAAGAACCGCAAAAACGTCATCGCGGTCGTCCTCGGAAACAGCCCGTTCCCGAGCAAGATTCGGCATACGAAGCGGCGAATGCCACGCCCGCCGCGGATACGGAATCCGTTTACGAAGCCTCTCATGCAACTTCCGAGAGTGCGGTTCCCTCTTACGAATCCGCTCCGCAATTTGAACAAGCGCAGCCGTTTGAACAAGCGCAACAATTTAATTCTGCGCCGCAATTCGAATCGATTTCTGCACCGCAAGAAAATTTTGCAGAAAGCACCGATTCCTCTGCGCAAGATTTTTCGCCATCCGAATTTAAAGCCGCAGAAAACACAAATTTTTACCCGGAAGAAAATTCTGCGCCCGCAGATCAAAATGCTCAGACCGCAACCTTTGAAGCGCCGCAAGTTTCTGTCCCTGCGGAAAATTCGCCGGACATGAGTTCCGTCCAAAATAATCCGTCGTTTGAAGCCCCGATGCCCGATGCGCCTTACGCAGGTGCGATGCAAAATAATCGTCGCTATCCAAATATGCAGCAGAACAATCGTTTTAACAATAACGATCGCTTCAACAAATACAATAACAAGTACAATAAATTCGGCAAAAATAAACTCGGCCGCAACCGTTTCCTTCCGCAAGATGATATTCCCGAAGAACAGTTGCAAGCGCCTCCCGCTGATCCGGAAAAGGTCGCCGAAGCGATGCAGCATTGGCGTGAACTTCGCAATACGCCGATGTTCGATTTGCAAGAAAAAGCAACCGCATTAAATATTCCCGATGTCAAACGCTTAAAAAAGCAATCGCTCATTTATCGTTTGCTCGCGGTGACTTCGGGCGAAGGCAATCCGATTTATGCAGAAGGCACTCTCGAAATCATCAAAGAAAACGAACGCGAAGTCTGCGGATTTTTGCGCAGCATCGATTTGAATTATCTGCCTAGCGATAAAAATAGCAGCGAAGATATTTACATTAGCTTAAATCAAATTCGCCGTTTCGATCTCAAAAGCGGTGACTCGATTACAGGTCTTTTGCGTCAACCGCGCGAAGGCGAACGCTACTTTGGACTCGCCCGCATCGATACGATTAACGGCGAAGATCCGATTAAAGCAAAACACCGCGTCGGTTTTGAATATTTAACGCCGATACATCCTTACCAAAAATTGAATTTGGAATGGAAACAAGACGATTATTCAACGCGCATTATGGATTTGTTTGCGCCCATCGGAAAAGGTCAGAGAAGTATTATTCTCGCACCTCCGCGGACCGGTAAAACCGTTCTTTTGCAAAACATCGCAAGCGCGATTGCGAAAAATCATCCCGAAGTAAAACTCTTCGTTTTGCTCATCGATGAACGCCCCGAAGAAGTGACCGATATGCGCCGCCATGTGAAAGGCGAAGTCATCGCTTCGACATTTGACGAACCGCCTGAGCATCACACAAAAGTGGCGACAATTCTTTTGGAAAAAGCCAAGCGTTTGGTAGAATACGGAAACGATGTCGTCATCTTGCTCGATTCGATTACTCGTTTTGCCCGCGCAAATAACGTCGTGATTCCGCACTCGGGAAAAATTCTCTCGGGCGGTGTGGATGCTCTCGCAATGCAATTCCCGAAGCGCTTCTTCGGCGCTGCGCGTAAAATCGAAAACGGCGGATCGCTTACGATTATCGGCACCGCTTTAATCGATACCGGAAGCCGCATGGACGAAGTCATCTTCGAAGAATTCAAAGGCACCGGCAACATGGAACTCGTTCTTGACCGTCGCATTGCCGAAAAACGAATTTGGCCCGCCATCGATATTTTCAAATCGGGAACCCGCAAAGAAGAACTTCTTTTGAGCGAAGATACTTTACGCCGCGTTTGGATTCTCCGCAAATTCTTGCAAGAACAACCTTCGACAGAAATCATCGAATTTATGCGCGACAAACTCTCTAAAACAATGAACAACGAAGAATTTCTCGCTTCGATGAATGGTTAG
- the folK gene encoding 2-amino-4-hydroxy-6-hydroxymethyldihydropteridine diphosphokinase, with the protein MESLERVFIALGSNIKPRGSRLAEARAMLQKISLGGWVESSIYETAPIGPQDQGKFFNQVVSFWYGKGSRKLLNYLKGAELFLGRHPRGHWEKREIDMDLLYYGECILNRRPGPIIPHPLAAVRGFVMVPFAEIYPDFCDPLLGKPIKKILEELKNSGAEVEFKKVETDDE; encoded by the coding sequence GTGGAATCTTTGGAACGAGTTTTTATTGCCTTGGGCAGTAACATCAAGCCCCGCGGCAGTCGCTTAGCGGAAGCGCGGGCGATGCTTCAAAAAATTTCTCTCGGCGGTTGGGTGGAAAGTTCCATCTATGAAACGGCGCCGATAGGTCCGCAGGATCAAGGAAAATTTTTTAATCAAGTCGTATCGTTCTGGTACGGAAAAGGCTCGCGGAAACTTTTGAATTATCTCAAAGGCGCAGAACTTTTTTTGGGAAGGCATCCGCGCGGACATTGGGAAAAACGGGAAATCGATATGGATTTGCTGTATTATGGCGAATGCATTTTAAATCGGCGTCCCGGTCCGATAATTCCGCATCCGCTAGCTGCAGTCCGCGGATTTGTAATGGTTCCATTCGCAGAAATTTATCCGGATTTTTGCGATCCGCTTCTCGGGAAACCGATTAAAAAAATTTTAGAAGAATTGAAAAATTCTGGCGCCGAAGTTGAATTCAAAAAAGTGGAGACGGACGATGAATGA
- a CDS encoding deoxynucleoside kinase → MNEAFIGQATEATMKLPERVHFIAIDGVIGAGKSSLAKILAKALSANLVLEQFEENPFLAKFYENPEAYAFQTQLFFLLSRLRQFQDAFVQNDLFRRNVVSDYTFEKDRIFALQNLTDSELAMYETVSDNLSKDLPTPDLVVYLQADVSTLMNRIAMRGRAMEKNIEGSYLRDLLARYDHHFWHYKKAPVLIINTNQIDFVHNEKHLKLVLDAIAAAPTQTTYFAPEGG, encoded by the coding sequence ATGAATGAAGCTTTTATCGGTCAAGCGACCGAAGCCACGATGAAACTGCCCGAACGCGTCCACTTTATCGCTATCGATGGCGTTATCGGAGCGGGCAAATCTTCGCTCGCAAAAATTTTGGCCAAGGCGCTTAGCGCAAATCTTGTGCTCGAACAATTCGAAGAAAATCCGTTCTTAGCGAAATTTTACGAAAATCCCGAAGCGTATGCGTTTCAAACGCAGCTTTTCTTTTTGCTTTCGCGGTTGCGTCAATTTCAAGATGCCTTTGTGCAGAATGATTTATTCCGCCGCAATGTGGTGAGCGATTACACTTTTGAAAAAGATCGCATTTTTGCACTACAAAATTTAACGGACAGCGAACTTGCGATGTATGAAACGGTTTCGGATAATTTATCGAAAGATTTGCCGACGCCGGATTTAGTCGTTTATTTACAAGCGGATGTTTCTACGCTAATGAATCGCATTGCGATGCGCGGACGCGCGATGGAAAAAAATATCGAAGGCTCGTATCTTCGCGATTTGCTCGCCCGTTATGATCACCATTTTTGGCATTATAAAAAAGCGCCCGTGTTAATTATCAACACGAATCAAATCGATTTTGTTCACAATGAAAAACATCTGAAGCTCGTGCTGGATGCGATTGCAGCAGCGCCGACTCAGACAACTTACTTTGCTCCGGAAGGTGGCTAA
- the panC gene encoding pantoate--beta-alanine ligase, whose protein sequence is MKIVKTIAELRAELLPLKKAGKSIGLVPTMGALHAGHMSLVDASAKENDVTVVSVFLNPIQFGKNEDLDKYPRRLEKDAELVAAHGGTFVFAPSNEEMYPDGDPLTLVRDETMERLYCGATRPGHFRGVLTVVTKLFNISGADRAYFGKKDYQQAFLIKRMVKDLNMPIEIHTLPIVREDSGLARSSRNEYMNDAERSAAVAISKALTNAKAQFTAGEKNVNVLRSKIQEAVAKAGGVVQYVEIASQKTLLANQSGIVDEPSVILIAAFFGKTRLIDNIEL, encoded by the coding sequence ATGAAAATTGTAAAGACGATTGCAGAACTCCGTGCGGAACTTCTTCCGCTCAAAAAAGCGGGCAAGTCAATTGGACTTGTTCCCACGATGGGAGCTTTGCATGCGGGTCATATGAGCTTGGTCGATGCATCGGCCAAAGAAAATGATGTAACCGTAGTCAGCGTATTTTTGAATCCGATTCAATTTGGAAAAAACGAAGATTTGGATAAATATCCGCGGCGTTTGGAGAAAGACGCAGAATTGGTCGCAGCTCATGGCGGCACATTTGTCTTTGCGCCTTCGAACGAAGAAATGTATCCCGATGGCGACCCGTTAACTCTTGTCCGCGACGAAACGATGGAACGTCTTTATTGCGGAGCTACGCGTCCCGGACATTTCCGCGGCGTTTTAACGGTCGTTACAAAACTCTTTAACATTTCGGGAGCAGACCGCGCTTACTTTGGCAAAAAAGATTATCAGCAAGCGTTTTTGATCAAGCGCATGGTGAAAGATTTGAATATGCCGATTGAAATTCATACGTTGCCGATTGTCCGCGAAGATTCTGGACTTGCGCGTTCGAGCCGCAACGAATATATGAATGACGCAGAACGCAGCGCAGCCGTCGCAATTTCTAAAGCGTTAACAAATGCCAAAGCGCAATTTACCGCTGGCGAAAAAAATGTGAACGTGTTGCGTTCAAAAATTCAAGAAGCGGTGGCGAAAGCGGGTGGCGTCGTGCAATATGTTGAAATCGCAAGCCAGAAAACTCTTCTTGCAAATCAAAGCGGAATTGTCGACGAACCGTCCGTGATTTTAATCGCAGCCTTCTTCGGCAAAACGCGTCTCATCGATAACATCGAACTGTAA
- a CDS encoding ABC-F family ATP-binding cassette domain-containing protein, with product MLNVSNVSLQYGSRVLFKEVNLSFRKGNCYGIIGANGAGKSTFLKILSGELEPNTGDVTHDAGERLAVLKQDHFAYEECTVLDTVMQGYPELYQIGKRRDELYAKAEMTEAEGMEAIELETKFGEMGGYEADSSAGTLLKGLDIPEEMHFKLMKELDGNEKIRVLLAQALFGNPDILLLDEPTNHLDLECVNWLEDYLERFENTVIVVSHDRHFLNRVCTNICDIDYGRINLYCGNYEFWYEASQLAQKQRKDQNRRAEEKIAELKAFIQRFASNASKAKQATSRKKLLDKMTVEEMPASSRKFPWVSFKMDREPGKIVLEVKDLTIDADEGNKLEHLNFSLGSGDKVALVGEFGVLKTAFFEAIQDPENIKSGKVKWGTTISSSYFPRNNDAFFGEDLSLVDWLRQFSKEQDETFIRGFLGRMLFTGEEALKSAKVLSGGEKVRCMLSRMMLSNANMLMLDEPTAHLDLESITALNNGLVAYKGPIIFCTEDHEFAETLANRILELTPTGYVDRAITFDEWFASRSKKKK from the coding sequence ATGCTGAATGTTTCTAATGTGAGTTTACAATACGGAAGCCGCGTGCTTTTCAAGGAAGTTAACCTCTCGTTTCGCAAAGGAAATTGCTACGGGATTATCGGAGCCAATGGCGCTGGAAAATCGACGTTTCTAAAAATCCTTTCGGGCGAATTGGAACCGAACACGGGCGATGTGACCCACGATGCGGGCGAACGTTTAGCGGTTTTGAAGCAAGACCACTTCGCATACGAAGAATGCACCGTTCTCGATACCGTGATGCAAGGCTATCCGGAATTATATCAAATCGGCAAACGCCGCGATGAACTTTATGCGAAAGCGGAAATGACCGAAGCCGAAGGCATGGAAGCGATTGAATTAGAAACGAAATTCGGCGAAATGGGCGGCTACGAAGCGGACTCTTCGGCGGGAACTCTTCTCAAGGGTTTGGACATTCCCGAAGAAATGCATTTTAAGCTCATGAAAGAACTTGACGGTAACGAAAAAATCCGCGTGCTTCTTGCGCAAGCGCTTTTCGGAAACCCCGACATTCTTTTGCTCGACGAACCGACGAACCACTTGGATCTCGAATGCGTCAACTGGCTCGAAGATTACTTGGAACGTTTTGAAAATACCGTGATCGTCGTGAGCCACGACCGTCACTTTTTGAACCGCGTTTGCACGAATATTTGCGACATCGATTACGGGCGCATTAACCTTTACTGCGGTAACTACGAATTTTGGTACGAAGCAAGCCAACTCGCCCAAAAGCAACGCAAAGATCAGAACCGCCGCGCCGAAGAAAAAATTGCCGAACTCAAAGCGTTTATTCAGCGTTTTGCGTCCAACGCTTCGAAGGCAAAGCAAGCGACCAGCCGTAAAAAGCTTCTCGACAAAATGACTGTTGAAGAAATGCCGGCATCGAGCCGCAAATTCCCGTGGGTCAGTTTTAAAATGGACCGCGAACCCGGAAAAATCGTTTTGGAAGTCAAAGACTTAACGATTGATGCGGACGAAGGAAATAAATTAGAACATTTGAATTTCTCTCTCGGCAGCGGCGACAAAGTCGCTCTCGTCGGTGAATTCGGCGTTCTCAAAACCGCATTCTTTGAAGCCATTCAAGATCCCGAAAATATCAAGAGCGGAAAAGTCAAATGGGGCACGACGATTTCGTCGAGTTATTTCCCGCGGAATAATGACGCTTTCTTTGGCGAAGATCTTTCTCTCGTCGATTGGTTGCGTCAATTCAGCAAAGAACAAGATGAAACTTTTATCCGCGGATTCCTCGGGCGAATGCTCTTTACCGGCGAAGAAGCGCTGAAATCGGCGAAGGTTCTTTCGGGCGGTGAAAAGGTGCGCTGCATGCTCAGCCGAATGATGCTTTCGAACGCCAACATGTTGATGCTCGATGAACCGACTGCGCACTTGGATTTGGAATCGATTACCGCACTCAACAACGGTCTTGTCGCCTACAAAGGTCCGATTATTTTCTGCACCGAAGACCATGAATTTGCAGAAACTTTGGCAAATCGCATTCTCGAACTCACGCCGACCGGTTACGTCGATCGCGCAATCACCTTCGACGAATGGTTCGCTTCGCGCTCCAAGAAGAAAAAGTAA